The Leptospira selangorensis genome segment AATCACCTTCTTGCACACTCATCACGGAAAGATTCACTGAATTTTTATGAATTCTCGGTGGAGTTCCAGTCTTCAATCTTCCTAATTTTAAATTATACTTAGCGAGTGAATGAGAAAGACCTTTAACTGTAGGTTCTCCGAATCTTCCGTTTTCTTTTTGATAAGTTCCTATATGAACGATGGAAGATAAGAATGTTCCGGTAGTTAAGATCACATGATTGGTGAAAATTTCAAAACCTCTTCCTGTCCGAACTCCAACAATACGATCTTCTTCGATCAAAAGATCTTCTACCGTATCTTGTCTGATGGATAAGTTTTGTATGGATTCAAGTGTGTGCTTTACTTTAAGTTGGTATTCTTTTTTCTCCGCTTGAGCACGCGGCGCCCAAACGCTAGGACCTTTAGATGTATTCAACATTTTGAATTGAATACCTGTAGCATCGATGACCTTTCCCATTAAGCCACCAAGTGCATCTACTTCTCGAACCATATGTCCTTTTGCGATCCCACCGATGGCTGGGTTGCAGGACATTTGTCCGATCGTATCTAAGTTCATTGTGATGAGTAAAGTTCTAGCACCACCAAGAGATGAGACATAGGCAGCCTCGGAGCCCGCGTGGCCCGCACCGACCACAACACAATCAAATCGATTGGGAAAAAAAGAAGAATTCATTAAGACCTAGCACTCCTGCATAAGCACTTCACAAGATCGATCATTAGTCGACAGTAGAGCCTATGCTTAGAATCATGTAATCAATAGTATCACTTTCAGGTTCCCTGTACATGCCCGAATCCATCAAGAAACTCTCTTACTTCGAAGGAAAAATAGTCCCGGAGTCCGAAGCAAATATAAACATCAAAACTCACGCCTTACAATATGGAACCACTGTCTTCGGAGGTATCCGAGGATATTATGACTCTAGTTCCGATAACTTATATGTTTTCAGGATCTTAGATCATTATAAACGTCTTGTGAATTCTACTAAGATCATGCAGTTACAATTCACAAAGACTCCCGAAGAGCTCCGCGACATAACCTTAGATCTTCTTAAACAATCCGGATACAGAAGGAACGTATATCTTAGACCTTTCATCTATACTTCTGCACTGCAACTTTCTCCTAGGTTCCATGATGTTCCTACTGAACTTGCAATTTATGTTTTAGAGTTGGACGATTACTTAGACACCAAGCGTGGACTCACTACTATGGTATCAAGTTGGAGAAGGTTCGACGATACTGTCATCCCTACTCTCTCCAAAGTTTCCGGTGGATATGTAAACTCAGCTCTTGCAAAATCAGAAGCAGTTCAGAACGGATACGACGAAGCAATCTTCTTGGACAGCAGAGGTTTCGTAAGCGAAGGGTCTGCAGAGAATATTTTCTTAGTGAGAGATGGGAAGATCATCACACCTTCTATCTCTTCTTCTTTGTTAGAAGGAATTACAAGACGTTCCGTTCTTCAACTTGCAAAAGACTCAGGATTCGAAGTCATCGAGAGAGATATCACAAGAAGTGAACTTTATATCGCAGATGAGATCTTCTTTTCCGGAACCGGTGTGCAGATCGCTTGGGTCAGTGAAGTTGATAAGAGAAAGATAGGTACCGGAGAGATGGGACCGATCACTAAAAAACTTCAGTCCACATTCTTTGATCTAGTTGTTGGAAAAAACCAAAACTACAAACACTGGTTGACTCCTGTTTATTAAACCTTAATAAAAGGAACATGTCTTCCGCATTCGGTATCGAGGAAATCCAAGGCCAAGAAAGGGCTCTAGTATTCTTAAAAAAATACTCGGCTCAACCTGACCTTCTTCCTCCCTTACTAATCTTTCACGGACCGGAAGGCACCGGAAAAGAATCTGCGGTCGAAAGATTTATCAGACATGTTCTTTGTTTAGAAGGGACTTCTTGCGGGCACTGCGTTTCTTGCAGAGCATTCATGCATCATTCTCATCCGGATATTGTTTGGTTTCCATTAGAGAAGAATAAACAGATCGCTATCGGTAAAGAAGACAATCCGGAAGAGTTCACTATCCGTTGGTTGATCCGTACAAGACTTTATTATAGACCGCATCTTTCTAAGACTAGATTTATCATCATACCGGATGCATCTTTGATAGGTAACGAAGCAGAGACAGCATTATTAAAGTCTTTAGAAGAAGCTCCCTTCTTTACTCGTTTTATATTTATAGTAAACGATTTGGAACAATTGAAAGAAACAATCGTAAGTAGAGCGGTTTGTATTCCTTTCGGTTATCTTCCTCAACAAGTGATCAAAGAACTACATAATAAAACTTCAATACCTTACTTTCCTGCCAAGGGTGGAAGTATGGTTTCTTTTGATTGTCCACCTGCAGTATTAGAACAAATTTCTCAAAGGATCAATGGAAACCTAAGACAACCATTGGATTATCTTAGACTAGAAGAATGGATACTGGAATACAAAGAAGAACATCCGGATTGGAAAGAAGATTTTTCCTTTAAGGACTTCTTAGACCTGATCGGATTATTATTATTACAAGAGTTTTCCAAATCGGATTTCGATTCTAATCTACCAAAGATGGAAGCAATCTTTCGTTTTAAAGAAAAATTACACGAAAGAGTGCATGGACAAGAGAACATTGCGTTATCTTTGCTTATACACGAGCTCTCACTACTAGAACAAAAATAAAAATTCCTTTATATTTTCTTTAAATTCTTCACCATTCACTTCGCATAACAACGGTTAAATATAACAAAATACTAGTAATTACACTAAGTGACATAATGATTTATCTATCACTAATCCACTGTGTTTTTCCTAAGGTTTCCTTTTCGATTTCCGAATTTTCATTTGTATGCGACTGATAGAAGAAAAATAGTGTAATCTCGTCGGATGGTCCTTCGGACCGTTTCCTAATTCAGTTTTTTCTTTTCCGAGACAAATACGAGTTTCGTATTCATAAAGTTGTCGGTGTGTTCTTGATTTTTTTCTTTGGAGTTTTGTTTGGACCCTAGCTGGAAGCGTGTATTAGAGGAAGTCTCCAAGGAAATTCCTCCTACGTACTTTGATAAGTTCATATATACCTTACAATTAGAGAGTTTAACAGACGATCGTTGCATCCTCATAGCTCCATCTTCTAATATTAAGACACATGTTGAGAAAAAATACCAAAACCATATCGAAGAAGCGATCTTCAGAGCTAGTGGAAACAGAGTCCCAGTCGAGATCGTTCTAGAAGCAGCTTCCAATCTAAACGAAGTTCTTCAGGAAAAATTCAAAGATAAGTCTTATTCTTTTAATCCGGATTATTCTTTTGATAATTTTATCGTAGGTAACACGAACCGTCTCGCTTTCAGCGCGGCAATGGAATGTGTAAAAAACCCTGCAGAGATCAATCCATTATACTTATTCGGAAAAGTAGGAGTTGGTAAAACCCATCTTCTTCATTCTATAGGTTCCGAAATTCTCAAAAAGGAACCTTGGAAAACAGTACATTACGTAGATATAAAGTCCTTCATGAGTGAGTTCTTGTTCGCTCTACAATCCAGAGATTCTATCGAATCTTTTAAAATTAAGTACCAATCTTACAATTGTCTATTGATCGATGATATCCAACTTTTGAACACAGGAGCGGAAAAAACTCAAGAAGAGTTCTTCTCTATCTTCAACTTTCTATTTGAAAGAAAAAGACAGATTGTGATCGCATCGGATCGTCCTAGTTCCGAACTTCCTCTACATGAAAGACTAAAATCCAGATTTGTTACCGGTGTTCAGGCGGATATCCAACCGCCTGATAGAGATATTCGTATCGGAATCTTAGAAAAGAACTGCCAAATTTTGAATTTGGGTCTTTCTTCCGAACATATCCAGTTCATCGCGGACCTGATCGAAGATGATACTCGAGCACTTCTAGGCGCTTTGAATGATCTAGCTCTTCATAAAAGAGCATTCTCTCATCTATTCTTCACCACAACGATGATAGAAGAGATACTTAAGAATCGTATCTTCCGTAAAAAGAATTTCCAACTCAGCCAAGACAAGGTTATAGAACATATTTCTTCTCTATATAACTTGGATCCGAATGAGGTGATGGGTAAGAGCAGAAAACCTGAGTATGTGATTCCTCGACATCTCAGTATGTATGTATTACATAAAGGTTTTCGACTGAATAAAAGTCAGGTTGGAAGAATGTTTTCAGCGGAACATACGACTGTAATCCATGCGGTTCGTAACATCGAAAATAAGATTAAAGAAGATAAAGAATTTTCCATTAAAGTGGAAGAAGTTCTGAATCGATTCCGTTTCCAATAAAAAACTTAGTTTCAATTCTTATCGAAAGGCGACATAGACCTATAGATAACTTGTAAATAACTAGTTAATAGTTTGCCTATAACAAGTAAATAAGACATAACACAAAATTATTGTCCCTTATAGACTTCGGTTTTGAAGGTTATTATAACAGATACACAGGAGTTTTTTCCGGGTCCTGGAAATTGTACTTTTCAATATATATGCGACATATTTCCCTTATCTAAAGAGTTATGACTCTTATCTACATATGCACAGGTACAAGTACTACAACAGTACATATATAAGAATCTATATATAGATCACCTTTATTATTGGAGAATGCAAATTGAAGATCAAAGTGAACACATCCGAGTTCCTAAAAGCGATTCACGCTGTAGAGGGAGTGATCTCCGCTAGAGAGATACGTTCTGTTCTCTCCAACTTAAAATTAGAAGCTGAAACTTCTTCAGTATCTATTTCTGCGACTGACTTAGAGATATCTATTAAAACATCATTAAATGCTCAAGTAGAGAAGTCGGGAGATATTTCTTTACCAGCAAAACAATTATCCAGTATTTTTAAAACTATTCACTTCGAAGAGGCTTTACTCTCGACTGAAGACGGCGATGCTGATTCAAGTATTACTTATATCACTGACGCTACTAAAAAGAATGATTATAAAAACAAACTGAATGGAATGGATGCAGAAGAGATTAAGACTATTCCTAAAGTGGACTCTTCTAATATCTCCGATTTTCCGACCGCAATGTTTGCAGAGATGATCCGTAAAACTTCTTATGCAATCGCACACGAAGACCAAAGATATATCTTCAACGGACTGTTTATGGTTCCTAAGGGAGATAAACTTGTATTTGCAGTTACTGATGGCAGAAGGTTATGTAAGATCGAAAGGCCACTTTCCACAACTTTGAAATTTAAAGATTCAGTGATCATTCCTTCTAAAGCTATCAGAGAGATCTCTAAAATGATCGCTACCGCAGAAACAGGAAAGATCGGCATCATAGACAATCAGATCTATGTGAATGCAAATCAGATCGAACTTCTTTGTAAACTAATCGAAGGTAATTTCCCGAATTATGAACAAGTAATTCCTAAGTCTTCTAAATTCAGTGCGGTAATTCCTAAAGAAGGATTCCAGATCTATCTTAGACAAGCATTGATCGCTGCAGAAGAGCCTACTCGTCAGATACGTTTAACATTCACAAAAAATAATATTAACTTCTACGCTCAAACACAAGGAGTGAATGAGGTCAGTATTAATATGCCGATCGACTATTCCGGAGACGAAGTTACCGTAGCTTTCAAAGGTGAATACCTATCTGATGTATTCAAGTCCATTGATGATAATGAATTTAAAATAGAATTCAGCGATTCAAGTTCACCTGTGGTGTTCAAGGATCCTTCTGATCCTGATTTTATATCGGTAATCATGCCGATGAAAATTTAAAAGAGAAGATCCGTGTTTTTACGAAGCCTAAGGCTTCTCAATTTCAGAAATCACGAACAGATAAGCCTGGAGTTTCATTCCAGGCTTATTTTCTTTGTGGGAGAAAACGGAGAAGGAAAAACAAACTTACTCGAAGCAATCTCTATGATCTCTTGGCTGAAAAGTTTTAGAGAATCAGAAGAAGGGAATTTGATCCGCTGGAATTCAGATGGATATTATATCAAAGGCGAAGTAGATAGAGATCATAAAAGAGAAATTTATGAATTAGGTTTTTCTAAAAAACCTGTTAGTCGCCGCAAACTCAAATTTAATCAAGAAGAAGTAAAAAAAAGATCCGACTTAGTAGGAAAGTTCCTAAGTGTTTTGATGACTCCTTTGGATCTAGTTATAGTAGAAGGTGGGCCTTCTGAAAGAAGAAGGTTTTTGGACAGTCTACTTTCTTCTTTAGATCCTTCTTACTTAAATGATCTAATAGAATATAATCGTATCTTAAAACAAAGAAATGCACTTTTAAAAAGTGGCTCTTCTGATCCTGGTCTTTACGAAATTTGGAATCAAAGACTGATAGAAAAAGGGATCAGTATATTTAATAAAAGAAAAGAATTCATTTTAGAATTCGATCCTATCTATAGAGAAAATCTAAAAAAGTTAAGCGGCGGAAGGGATAATCTAACTCTAGAATATAAACCGAGTTTTTTCGATCTGGAAAATTTTAAGGAAACCTTACAAAGGAATATTAATAGAGATCGAAAACTAGGTTATACTTCCGTGGGAATTCATAGGGATGATCTGTATATCGGGGAAGATAATCGTGATATAATGGATTTCGCTTCTCAGGGCCAAAAAAGAAGCACTGTAATTTCCTTAAAAGCGGCCGCTTTCGAGTATTATCGTAGAAAATTGGGTAGAACTCCTATCCTTCTGATTGATGACGTAATCCGAGAATTGGATGTAAAAAGAAGAGAATATTTTGTGGATCTTGTTTTGAATTCAGGACAGGCTTTTTTTACTACCACTGACCTCGAAGGTATCTCCGACTATGTGGGAAGACTAGAAGACGAAAAACAGATCTTTGTGGTCAAAAATGGACTAGTCACTCCTTACCAATGAAAGAAGAATCTAAGATACAAAAAATTGATCCCCAGGAATTCAAAAACATTCTTCAAGATTTGGGTTTAACTGAAGAAAGTTTAGCGGAAAAAATTGCAGTCCAAACTTTAGCAAAACGTTGGGTCGACATAATAGGTCCAGTGTATGCGAATCATTCCGAACCGTTTGCATTAAACGGTGATATGTTGGTCATCATAACAGTTCACTCTGCATACAAACAAGAGATCCTTTTTATGAGAAAGAGGATCTTAAGTTATTCTGCTCGTTATCTAGGAAGAGATGTAGTAAAAAAAATTGAAATTAGGATAGGAAATCTCACTCCTAAAAGACAAAAATCCCCCTCATATACTGCGGATAAAACCGGATTGGAGGGCAAACAAAACCTAGTTTCTTTAGCTGAAAAAGAAACAGATCCTATCGCAAAAAAAAGACTTTTAGAACTGATTGAATTCCTCTGAGAAGGACATTCTTTCTAAATAATAAGCCGAATTTCCTTGCCTCCTTAGCGAATTCAGGAAAACTATTCCTAGATTCCGGAGGACCAATGAGCCAAACAGAAAGCAGTTATAGCGCAGGTCAGATCAAAATCCTAGAAGGATTAGAGGCTGTACGTAAGCGCCCCGGAATGTATATCGGGACGCAAGACGAGACCGGTCTTCATAAAATGGTCTACGAGGTAGTTGATAACTCTGTAGACGAGGCAATGGCAGGCCATTGTACAGAGATCACTATCTCTATTCTTCCTGATAACATAATAGAAGTAAAAGATAATGGGCGTGGAATTCCAGTAGCAATCCACCCAGAAAAAAATATCTCCACTATCGAAGTTGTTATGACCATCCTACATGCTGGTGGTAAGTTTGAGAACGACGCTTATAAGGTTTCTGGTGGACTCCATGGTGTGGGAGTATCTGTAGTTAATGCACTTTCTGAATCGTTGGAAGTGGAAGTTTACCAAAATGGAAAGATCCATCAGCAAAAGTATTCCAGAGGCGTGCCTAAGGGTCCTGTAAACGTAATCGGAGACACTACCGAAAGAGGGACAGTGGTCCGATTCAAGCCGGATGCGACCATTTTTACCACAACTGAATTCCATTTTGATGTGCTTACTTCTCGTTTTAGAGAATTGGCGTTTTTAAATAAGGGTCTAAAACTGATTGTTCAGGACAAAAGAAAGCCCGACTCTGAAAAACATGAGTTCATATTTGATGGAGGAATTGTTTCCTTCGTAGAATATTTGAATGAGAACAAACATCCACTTCACAAAACAATTCATTTCGAAAGAAATAAAGACGATGTAGTCGCAGAAATCGCGATCCAATACTCTGATACATATTCTGAAAATATTTTTTGTTTCACCAATAATATAAACAATAACTTGGGTGGAACTCACTTAGAGGGCTTTCGTGCTGCTCTAACTAGAACTCTTAATGATTTTTTAAAGAAAGATCAGCAACTAGTAAAAAAACAACCTACTGCATTATCTGGGGAAGATTTAAAAGAAGGAATCACTGCTGTAATTTCAGTAAAAATCCCTCAACCTCAGTTTAACTCTCAGACAAAAGAAAAATTAGTAAACGCAGAGATCAAAGGGATCATGCAAACTCTAACTGGAGAAGGTCTTTCTCTTTTCTTCGAGGAGAATCCTGCAATTACTAAAAAGATATTAGAAAAATGTATATTATCAGCTAAGGCTCGAGAAGCAGCTCGTAAGGCTCGTGACTTAACTCGTCGTAAATCGGTATTAGAAGGTGGTGGTCTTCCCGGAAAATTGGCAGACTGTTCTGAAAAGGATCCAGCTGCTTCCGAACTTTATATTGTAGAGGGAGATTCTGCCGGTGGTTCCGCTAAACAAGGAAGAGATAGACATTACCAAGCAATCCTTCCTCTAAAAGGAAAAATTCTGAACGTAGAAAAAGCACGTTTAGATAAAATTCTCGGTAACGAAGAAATTCGTACTTTGGTTTCTGCATTAGGCACCGGGATCGGCGAAGATGAATTTAATGTAGATAAAGCACGTTATCATAAAATTTTTATTATGACGGATGCGGATATAGACGGTTCTCATATTCGTACGTTACTTCTTACATTCTTTTTCCGTTATATGAAGCCCATCATCGAAAAAGGGTTTCTATATGTTGCACAACCTCCGTTGTATTTGATTAAACACGGTAAAACATCCGCTTATCTATTTTCTGATAAAGAGAAGGACGAATATCTTAAATCTCTCGGAACGGAAAAGGCAGTCATTCAACGTTACAAAGGTTTGGGTGAAATGAATCCGGAGCAACTTTGGGAAACAACAATGGATCCTGAAAAGCGAGTCGTTCTAAAAGTAAAACTCGATGATTATGTGGAAGCAGAAGATACATTTAATATACTTATGGGCGACGAAGTAAATCCGAGACGTCGCTTTATCGAAGTCAACGCGGCAAAAGTTGCGAACCTCGATCTTTAATATATTGGTAATAGGAAATTCTAAATACAAATGAGCGAAGAGCTAGAGAACGAAACAAAAACTTTAGGATTCAGCCTTTCTTCTCGTCCGGATATCGGCGAGGCATTGAAGAACGGCGTCCGGGTAATTCCTGTCGAAATCGAAGATCAAATGAAGGAGGCCTACCTGGGTTACGCTATGAGCGTAATCGTGGGAAGAGCTCTACCTGATGTCAGAGACGGTTTAAAGCCGGTTCACAGACGTATTCTACATGCAATGAACGAAAGGGCTTGGAGAAGCGACCGCCCCTACGTTAAATGTGCAAAAATCGTCGGGGAAGTATTAGGTAATTATCACCCGCATGGAGATAGCTCCGTATACGATGCATTAGTTCGTATGGTCCAAGAATTTTCTCTTAGGGTTCCTCTCATCGACGGACAAGGAAACTACGGATCAATCGACGGAGATAACCCTGCAGCATACCGATATACGGAAGCAAGGCTCGCAAAAGTTGCAGAAGAACTTTTAAGAGACATCGAAAAAGAAACGGTAAATTTTTCTCCTAACTTCGATGATACTAAACAGCAACCCGATGTACTTCCTGCAAATTTTCCTAACTTACTCGTAAACGGTTCTTCCGGGATTGCAGTGGGAATGGCTACAAACATTCCTCCTCATAACTTGAGAGAAACGATTGAAGCGGTTATCACGGTAATTAAAAATCCTGATATAAGTATATCAGAAATTCTTAAAATAATGCCGGGTCCGGATTTCCCTACCGGTGGAACGATTATTGGCGGAGAAGGTCTATTATCGGCTTACCATTCCGGTAAAGGTTCAATTCGGATCCGTTCCAAAGTAGAGATAGAAGAGAATAAAAAGGGCAGAGAAGTAATCGTAGTTACTGAAATTCCTTACCAAGTAAATAAAAAGACTCTTCTGGAGAGAATTGGTGAGCTTGTTAACGAAAAACAAGTCGAAGGAATTTCCGAAATTTTAGATCTTTCCGACAGAAAAGGGATCAGAGTAGAGATCCATATTAAGAAAGATGCAAATGCGCAAGTAATCTTAAATCAACTTCTGAAACTTACTCAACTTCAGGTAAGTTACGGGATCACGATGCTTGCGATCTTAGATAATAAACCTAAGATCTTTAATATTAAAGAGATCCTCGTTGCTTACTCAATCCACAGAAAAGAAGTAATTGTTCGTAGAACTCAATTCGATCTAGATAAAGCCGAAAAACGTGCTCATATCTTA includes the following:
- a CDS encoding branched-chain amino acid transaminase, whose product is MPESIKKLSYFEGKIVPESEANINIKTHALQYGTTVFGGIRGYYDSSSDNLYVFRILDHYKRLVNSTKIMQLQFTKTPEELRDITLDLLKQSGYRRNVYLRPFIYTSALQLSPRFHDVPTELAIYVLELDDYLDTKRGLTTMVSSWRRFDDTVIPTLSKVSGGYVNSALAKSEAVQNGYDEAIFLDSRGFVSEGSAENIFLVRDGKIITPSISSSLLEGITRRSVLQLAKDSGFEVIERDITRSELYIADEIFFSGTGVQIAWVSEVDKRKIGTGEMGPITKKLQSTFFDLVVGKNQNYKHWLTPVY
- the dnaA gene encoding chromosomal replication initiator protein DnaA, whose protein sequence is MDPSWKRVLEEVSKEIPPTYFDKFIYTLQLESLTDDRCILIAPSSNIKTHVEKKYQNHIEEAIFRASGNRVPVEIVLEAASNLNEVLQEKFKDKSYSFNPDYSFDNFIVGNTNRLAFSAAMECVKNPAEINPLYLFGKVGVGKTHLLHSIGSEILKKEPWKTVHYVDIKSFMSEFLFALQSRDSIESFKIKYQSYNCLLIDDIQLLNTGAEKTQEEFFSIFNFLFERKRQIVIASDRPSSELPLHERLKSRFVTGVQADIQPPDRDIRIGILEKNCQILNLGLSSEHIQFIADLIEDDTRALLGALNDLALHKRAFSHLFFTTTMIEEILKNRIFRKKNFQLSQDKVIEHISSLYNLDPNEVMGKSRKPEYVIPRHLSMYVLHKGFRLNKSQVGRMFSAEHTTVIHAVRNIENKIKEDKEFSIKVEEVLNRFRFQ
- the dnaN gene encoding DNA polymerase III subunit beta; this encodes MKIKVNTSEFLKAIHAVEGVISAREIRSVLSNLKLEAETSSVSISATDLEISIKTSLNAQVEKSGDISLPAKQLSSIFKTIHFEEALLSTEDGDADSSITYITDATKKNDYKNKLNGMDAEEIKTIPKVDSSNISDFPTAMFAEMIRKTSYAIAHEDQRYIFNGLFMVPKGDKLVFAVTDGRRLCKIERPLSTTLKFKDSVIIPSKAIREISKMIATAETGKIGIIDNQIYVNANQIELLCKLIEGNFPNYEQVIPKSSKFSAVIPKEGFQIYLRQALIAAEEPTRQIRLTFTKNNINFYAQTQGVNEVSINMPIDYSGDEVTVAFKGEYLSDVFKSIDDNEFKIEFSDSSSPVVFKDPSDPDFISVIMPMKI
- the recF gene encoding DNA replication/repair protein RecF (All proteins in this family for which functions are known are DNA-binding proteins that assist the filamentation of RecA onto DNA for the initiation of recombination or recombinational repair.) produces the protein MFLRSLRLLNFRNHEQISLEFHSRLIFFVGENGEGKTNLLEAISMISWLKSFRESEEGNLIRWNSDGYYIKGEVDRDHKREIYELGFSKKPVSRRKLKFNQEEVKKRSDLVGKFLSVLMTPLDLVIVEGGPSERRRFLDSLLSSLDPSYLNDLIEYNRILKQRNALLKSGSSDPGLYEIWNQRLIEKGISIFNKRKEFILEFDPIYRENLKKLSGGRDNLTLEYKPSFFDLENFKETLQRNINRDRKLGYTSVGIHRDDLYIGEDNRDIMDFASQGQKRSTVISLKAAAFEYYRRKLGRTPILLIDDVIRELDVKRREYFVDLVLNSGQAFFTTTDLEGISDYVGRLEDEKQIFVVKNGLVTPYQ
- a CDS encoding DciA family protein, translating into MKEESKIQKIDPQEFKNILQDLGLTEESLAEKIAVQTLAKRWVDIIGPVYANHSEPFALNGDMLVIITVHSAYKQEILFMRKRILSYSARYLGRDVVKKIEIRIGNLTPKRQKSPSYTADKTGLEGKQNLVSLAEKETDPIAKKRLLELIEFL
- the gyrB gene encoding DNA topoisomerase (ATP-hydrolyzing) subunit B, whose protein sequence is MSQTESSYSAGQIKILEGLEAVRKRPGMYIGTQDETGLHKMVYEVVDNSVDEAMAGHCTEITISILPDNIIEVKDNGRGIPVAIHPEKNISTIEVVMTILHAGGKFENDAYKVSGGLHGVGVSVVNALSESLEVEVYQNGKIHQQKYSRGVPKGPVNVIGDTTERGTVVRFKPDATIFTTTEFHFDVLTSRFRELAFLNKGLKLIVQDKRKPDSEKHEFIFDGGIVSFVEYLNENKHPLHKTIHFERNKDDVVAEIAIQYSDTYSENIFCFTNNINNNLGGTHLEGFRAALTRTLNDFLKKDQQLVKKQPTALSGEDLKEGITAVISVKIPQPQFNSQTKEKLVNAEIKGIMQTLTGEGLSLFFEENPAITKKILEKCILSAKAREAARKARDLTRRKSVLEGGGLPGKLADCSEKDPAASELYIVEGDSAGGSAKQGRDRHYQAILPLKGKILNVEKARLDKILGNEEIRTLVSALGTGIGEDEFNVDKARYHKIFIMTDADIDGSHIRTLLLTFFFRYMKPIIEKGFLYVAQPPLYLIKHGKTSAYLFSDKEKDEYLKSLGTEKAVIQRYKGLGEMNPEQLWETTMDPEKRVVLKVKLDDYVEAEDTFNILMGDEVNPRRRFIEVNAAKVANLDL